From Geotalea uraniireducens Rf4:
GCGGGAATCAAGTACTTTCCCACGGCCAACCTCGTCCTGACCGGTGAATGGTTCCAGAGTTACCCCACCTTCGATACAACCAGCATTTATTCGGTCTTTGCGGTCAACCGCTACCAGGAAGGTGTGGTCCGGGCCGACTATACGATCAATGAAAACATAGCAGTCAATGCCGGATACAGCCGGCAGGACTACGGAGAGGACGGGACCGCAGATGTTTATGAAGCGGGCTGCACTCTGCGGCCGATCAACACCTTGACGATCGGGCTTGCCTACGACCGTCACGAGGGGTATGGCGGCCACCTGGACGGCGGGACCTTTGATGTGACCTGGGACGCCACGAAGGAACTGATGCTCGCAGGGGGGCTTACCGTTGACGCTTACAACAGGGATTTCTTCCCGACCGTGTCCGGCGACGAGATTGCCCAGAAATACTGGCTGGGCGCCAAATACAGAATGGGGAGGAACATGGCGGCTTCCCTGCGGATAGAAGACGACGTGAACGTTACTTACAACAGCAACGTTCAGGGACGCTTTGTTTTTGACTACAGTTTTTAGAAAGGGGGTGCAGTTGTGAAAAGATTGCTGATTGTTTTTATGATTTTCTCCTTCTCAGCCGTATATGTGCAGCTGGCTGTCGCCCAGAAGGAATCCCACAAGGATTACGCTGCCATGAAAATTCCCGAATGCAACAGTTGTCACAAGTCGGAGGGGATCGCCCTCAATCATGACGTCGACTGGGTCAGGGGCCATCGGGTCCTGGCGAGCAGAGGCGGCGCAAATTGCAATCAGTGCCATGACCAGGCCTATTGCCTCGACTGCCATTCCGGCGGCGGCATCAATGCGGACCTGCAAACTCAGAACTACCGGAGGGATTACATCCCCAAGAGCCATCGCAGCGACTTCCTGGAGATTCATCCCATCAAGGCATTGGACAACCCACAGACCTGCACCCGTTGCCATGATCAGAAATACTGCACCCAGTGCCATTCCCAGTTCCGGGGCACGGATCTGCAGTTCCTCTCCCATCGGCGCCAGTTTCGGGATATTTCACTCTCCAGCGTTGGTCCCAAACACGAAATTTTCAACCCTACGCAATGTCAGACCTGCCATCCCGGTGGCATCCTCCCCAGCCACAAGTGGGCGGGTGACCATGCCACCGAGGCGCGGCGCAACCTGCAGTCATGCCAGACCTGCCACGGTGACGGCGACGTCTGCCTGAAGTGCCACAGCGCCCGACAGAATTCGGGATTGCGGGTAAACCCCCATCCGCGTAACTGGGGTTCGATCAAGGGGAATCTTAAGGACAAGAGTAATGGCAGAAGCTGCATCAGATGCCACGATAGTTTCTAATCAATTCTGAAAGGAGGAAGTTTACATGTGTAGAAACATCCTGTTAAGATCTATGGCACTGACGTCCTTCCTGCTTGCCGGGCTGCTCGGCGGTTGTGGAGGAAATGGCGGTACCGCGGCGCCCACCGCGGCAAAAGTGCAGAAAGGGGACCCGGCTATTGCGGGCGCCGCGGGGTTTGTCGGTTCCGAGAAATGCCAGCCTTGTCATCCCAAACACTTTGTCGGCTGGTCGAACACGTTGCACAACAAGCCCCTTAAATACTTTTCCGAGCTGGGGAGCAGTATCCTCGTCAATGATCGTGATGGCAACGGCGTCAACGATTTCGCGGACAACCTGAATTTCAACAACTTCTCCAGTAACGGCAAAAGCCTCTCGGCAGGAGTTCCCGACCTCAAGGACAACACGGGGAAACTCTACGCGAACCCCTTCAACTCCCGGAAGCCGAAAGCCCCGATCCTCTCCGCTTCCGGCGGCAAGTTCTTCATCCAGATCGGTACAACCAACTATGAAATCCAGCGGACCCAGGGAGGGAACGGTTACTGGAAGCAGCGATATCAGACAAAGATCGGCAACGCCTATTATGTGACCCCGGTCCAGTACAACGAATTTTCCAAACGGTACTCTCCATACAATGATAGTAACTGGTACTCCGCCGGATCGAGCGCGTTCTTCAGCGACGCTTACGGGAGCGATACCTTGGTGCAGGCGGTTGCCAAGAAGATGGTCATCTCTGCCGCGGGTCCCGCCTCGTCAAGCTGGGACAACAGGTGCGCCGGTTGCCACCAGACCGGTCTGACCGCCGAATTCAAGACGTACAGCTCCTCCGCCGGGAGGAGGTCGGAAGTCGTTGCCGGCTACGTGGAAGTGAACATCGGTTGCGAGGCATGTCACGGGCCCGGCTCCGTTCACACGGTATCCCAGAAGGCCTCTGACATTATCAATCCGCAGAAACTTTTAGCTAAAGACAAGAGTGGTCTGTTGCTGGCAAACGAAGTCTGCGGCAAGTGCCATGCCCGGACGGAAGGGTTTGCCCGTTTCAGCAGCTCCTTCGGCAGGGTGCAACAGCCGGTCGAGGCGCCTTCGAAACGAGGCGCTGATGCGACGAAAGCGGTATTCCCGCAGGTAGGCCAGAGCCTCGTCGGATTCTTCGAGTCCCACCCGGGAGTTTGGGGAACCGTAACGCTGACCGGCGCTTACGGAACCGATCCGGTTACCGGAACGTCCCAGATGAACAACTTCCCGGTTTATGCCGCTTCACGGCAGCACCACCAGCAGTGGATGGATGCGGAGCAGGGTGCTCATGGCCCGGATAAACAGCACGGCAGCGGCCTCACCTGCTGGAGTTGCCATGATCCCCATTCAACCGCCAAGCCGCACATGATCAGGGCAAGCATCAACGGCCAGCCGACCGACGCCCACGACAACACCCTTTGCCTGGCGTGCCATAACGCAGATGCCGGCTTCACCGGCGCGGACAACATGGAAAAGGTGAAGAAGCACGTCGCCGCCTACATCGGCGAGGCGAAGGCCGCCAAGATAACCGCCGCCAACTACCTGAAACCGGTCAAGCCGCTGACTCTTGGTAGATATACGTCGGCCAACTACGGCTTCAACTCCTATCGCAACGGCGAGTGCGTGAGCTGTCACATGCCGTATACTGCGTCATCAAGCGGGATACTGTTTAATGACAACATGTCGTATAAGCAGGGGGATATCCGCAACCACACGATGAAAACCTTGCTGACAACGCCGGGGGCGTCCGGGACGAATAACGGACCGTCGTCCTGCTCCGGCTGCCATGCGATACCTTGATGTCCCGGCATGAGGCTGTCAAAAGGGGGGTGTCAGTGCACCCCCCGATCACACGTTAACAAGGAGGAAACAATACATGCGCGGAAAGATCTTCTTAAGTATAGCAGCGCTGTCGGCCTTCCTGCTCGCCTCGCTCCTCGGAGGTTGCGGATCCGGCAAGAAGGAAGGGGCGGCTGACCCGACCACAACGGCGGTCAGGGTCGACAACAGCAACTGTACGAACGCTTGCCATGCGTCGGCTATTGATCCTGAAACCGGGGCAAAGATAGTAGACGAATGGAATGCTTCTACCCACGCAACTGGCGCCGTCCTGATCGACTGCCAGTCTTGCCACGGCGGCGGCAGCACCCACTTCGGTGTCGGGCCGATCCCCCATCAGAACCCGGACGCGGACCTTGTCTGCTCCTCGAACAGCTGTCATCCTGCTCTCGGCTTCCCCCACACGCCGAATATCACCCCGGCCATGCTGGCGTCGGCGATCATCTGGGACAACATGTCGAGCGCCGGCTATGTGACCTCGCAGAACACCGGCAAGTGCCGCACCTGCCATAACCCCCACAACAACACGGTGCTGCAGGAAAACATGGACTGGGGTAACTCCCGCCACGGCAGAAAGGACGGCGCCGCCTGGATTCATTATGACTTCAAGGCGCGGGCCAACTGCAACCGGTGCCACACCACCACCGGCCACATCAAGTACGTGACGTCCAAGGACCAGAGCGCTTGGGCGGCTCCCAACTCTGCGGACAAGACCAAGGAAGTCCTCCGCTGTGACGGCTGTCACAAGGATTACAACTTCGGTCCCGACAATACCCGCAACTACGGGCCGGTTACCATGGATTACACCGATAACATCTTCACCTATCCTGACGCCGGCATCTCCAACCTCTGCATCGAGTGCCACGCGGGGAGGGAGACCGGCGACACCATCAAGAACGCCAATCAAACCGGTACCACCTTCCGGAATTTCTCCAGCACCGGTTTCGTCAACTCCCACTACCTGACCGCCGGGGCGACGATCTTCACCAAGTCGGGGTATGAGTATACCGGCCTTATCTATACCGATCCTCCAGCCTATTTGCACAAGGATATCGGCAGGGCCGGCACCGGTATTCCCAATACGACATCGGGACCGTGCTCCGGTTGCCACATGACATCGCCGAGTCCTTCCGATGCCTTACGCGGGCATTCCCATACCTTCCGTCCTGAAACCAGCACTGTTTGCTTTAGTTGCCACGCTGGACCAACGTTTGCGGACATCACGGCAGTGCCGGAGACAGGGTTCCTGGCGGCGCTTGCTGCCCTCAATGTCGAGCTGGCAGTGAACCCGTTCCGCAAGATGTTCTGGGCCGACAAAAACCCCTACTTCTTCACCGACGCCACCTTCAGCACCGCTTTGAGGTCGTGGCATTCGGTCGGCGGTCCCGTGACCGACAAGACCGCCAGCGGCAAGAACAACATGGGCGCCGCCTTCAACTACAATCTGCTCGTGCATGACCCGGGCGCCTTTGCTCACAATTCGACCTACGTCAAACGGCTCATCTTCGATTCCATCGACTGGCTTGATGACAATATCCTGTCGAACAATTCCGTCGTCGCCACCATCAACGGCCTTACCGGCCTTACGGCTCAACAAAAGGCCGATGCCATTGCCTACCTTAATGCGGGTGTGCGACCATAGGGTAGCCGACTGATTTTTATGGTTTTTTTGATAGAAAAGGCTCTGGATGCTTCCGGGGCCTTTTCTTCGTTGATTTCTTCTTCATCTGGAAACTCGCCTGAAGGCAACACAAAAAGCTTCCATTCTGCTATACTGGCAGCATGAAAATCATCGTATTCCTTTTGATAGTTATTTTGCTGACAGCGACGACAGCCTTTGCCGCAGATCTGGGAACGCCGCTCCTGTCGGAGAGTCTGGCGACGCGCAAGTTCTTCGACCCGGACCGGTTGCTCACTACAGGGGGGGTGAAATACAGAGGGCTGGAAGGTGTTACCATCGAACCTCAGATCGGGGTCGGCTATACGGCTCGGGAGCGGGATATCAAGGGAGGATTCGAAGAGTCGATCCACAAGGTGCACGCCCTTGCGGGCGGCAAGATCGATCTTGCCAAGACGTTATACTTTTCCGGCGCAGCAAAAGTTCCGGTTTATACCTACGGGCTTACCGACAGCAGCACCAGCTTCGTTTCCCCCCAAGTCCCTGCGTCGCGCCATGAATACGATTTTACGCGCCTGTCGCCGAGCACGCTTTCATGGACCGGAGAAGTAGGGTTACATCTCGGGCTGGGGGCGGATTTGACCATCTATTACGACCAGAACCTGTTCAACAGTTACCAGCCCGGTATGACCCAGCCGGAGGAGCGCTTCGGTACGCGGATTATCTTCAGGTTCAAGTAATCCCGAGCCCAAGCGCCTAAGATGTGTGGTATTGCCACTTTCTGTACAAAGTACGCTTAGAACGG
This genomic window contains:
- a CDS encoding cytochrome c is translated as MKRLLIVFMIFSFSAVYVQLAVAQKESHKDYAAMKIPECNSCHKSEGIALNHDVDWVRGHRVLASRGGANCNQCHDQAYCLDCHSGGGINADLQTQNYRRDYIPKSHRSDFLEIHPIKALDNPQTCTRCHDQKYCTQCHSQFRGTDLQFLSHRRQFRDISLSSVGPKHEIFNPTQCQTCHPGGILPSHKWAGDHATEARRNLQSCQTCHGDGDVCLKCHSARQNSGLRVNPHPRNWGSIKGNLKDKSNGRSCIRCHDSF
- a CDS encoding cytochrome c3 family protein, which produces MCRNILLRSMALTSFLLAGLLGGCGGNGGTAAPTAAKVQKGDPAIAGAAGFVGSEKCQPCHPKHFVGWSNTLHNKPLKYFSELGSSILVNDRDGNGVNDFADNLNFNNFSSNGKSLSAGVPDLKDNTGKLYANPFNSRKPKAPILSASGGKFFIQIGTTNYEIQRTQGGNGYWKQRYQTKIGNAYYVTPVQYNEFSKRYSPYNDSNWYSAGSSAFFSDAYGSDTLVQAVAKKMVISAAGPASSSWDNRCAGCHQTGLTAEFKTYSSSAGRRSEVVAGYVEVNIGCEACHGPGSVHTVSQKASDIINPQKLLAKDKSGLLLANEVCGKCHARTEGFARFSSSFGRVQQPVEAPSKRGADATKAVFPQVGQSLVGFFESHPGVWGTVTLTGAYGTDPVTGTSQMNNFPVYAASRQHHQQWMDAEQGAHGPDKQHGSGLTCWSCHDPHSTAKPHMIRASINGQPTDAHDNTLCLACHNADAGFTGADNMEKVKKHVAAYIGEAKAAKITAANYLKPVKPLTLGRYTSANYGFNSYRNGECVSCHMPYTASSSGILFNDNMSYKQGDIRNHTMKTLLTTPGASGTNNGPSSCSGCHAIP